In Selenomonas sp. TAMA-11512, a genomic segment contains:
- a CDS encoding YggS family pyridoxal phosphate-dependent enzyme → MIAENLKKTMETIEAAKKKRKEGMAEDVTLVAVTKNHTLESMRAAIDAGVTDIGENRIQESRQKFDALDREVTWHLIGHLQKNKAKYAVRMFDLIHSVDTIELAKELDREAAKHDKVQDILVQVNLAKEDSKSGVYEEELKALLFAIDGLENLRLKGLMCIAPNYDDVEDTRPLFRRMREIFEEIKEYPLERANIRILSMGMTHDYDIAIEEGATVVRVGTGIFGAREY, encoded by the coding sequence GTGATCGCGGAAAATCTGAAAAAGACGATGGAGACGATCGAGGCAGCGAAAAAAAAGCGCAAAGAGGGCATGGCGGAAGATGTCACACTCGTTGCCGTCACGAAGAACCACACGCTTGAGAGCATGCGAGCCGCGATCGACGCGGGCGTCACGGATATCGGAGAAAACCGCATCCAAGAGTCCCGACAGAAGTTTGATGCGCTTGATCGGGAGGTCACGTGGCATCTCATCGGGCACCTGCAGAAGAATAAGGCGAAGTATGCCGTTCGGATGTTTGACCTCATTCATTCCGTCGATACGATCGAGCTTGCAAAGGAGCTTGACAGGGAAGCGGCAAAGCATGATAAGGTGCAGGATATCCTCGTGCAGGTCAACCTTGCGAAGGAGGACTCCAAGTCCGGCGTCTATGAGGAGGAATTGAAAGCGCTCCTGTTCGCCATAGACGGGCTTGAGAACCTGCGTCTCAAAGGACTCATGTGCATTGCACCCAACTATGACGATGTGGAGGACACACGTCCTCTTTTCCGCAGAATGCGTGAAATTTTTGAGGAAATAAAGGAATATCCCTTGGAGAGGGCGAATATAAGAATATTATCTATGGGGATGACACATGATTATGATATAGCGATAGAAGAAGGGGCCACCGTTGTCCGTGTCGGCACGGGCATTTTTGGAGCCAGAGAATATTGA
- the proC gene encoding pyrroline-5-carboxylate reductase yields MAEEEMKLAIIGGGQMAEAVIAGLCKSGQVSPRDIYVSDHKEERIDELKKRYGIQGSVGAEGFLPRADTVLFAVKPAAMQLAMQETRAHIAQDACIISIAAGVSIRSIKEVYPSNPTARVMPNTPLIVGEGMTVFAVSKEETPADTERLRANVERIFSSAGRLQELTEPLIDVATGLSGSGPAYAFLIIEALADGATALGLKKQDALRMAAQTLLGASKLVLETGTHPAVLKDSVTSPAGTTAAGLAVLEEGALRAALQKAVKAAAARAAEIGK; encoded by the coding sequence ATGGCTGAAGAAGAAATGAAGCTTGCCATCATCGGCGGGGGACAGATGGCGGAAGCCGTCATCGCCGGCCTTTGCAAAAGCGGTCAAGTATCGCCCCGCGATATATACGTCTCCGACCACAAGGAAGAGCGGATCGATGAGCTGAAAAAACGATATGGAATACAGGGGAGCGTGGGCGCGGAGGGCTTTCTCCCCCGTGCGGATACGGTTCTGTTCGCCGTGAAGCCGGCAGCGATGCAGCTCGCGATGCAGGAGACGCGCGCGCATATCGCGCAGGATGCATGCATTATATCGATTGCGGCGGGTGTATCCATTCGGAGTATAAAGGAAGTCTATCCGTCGAATCCGACAGCTCGAGTCATGCCGAATACGCCGTTGATCGTGGGCGAAGGCATGACTGTTTTTGCTGTCTCAAAGGAGGAAACGCCTGCGGACACGGAGAGACTTCGAGCGAACGTGGAGCGTATTTTCTCATCAGCGGGGCGCCTGCAGGAGCTCACGGAGCCTTTGATCGACGTGGCGACAGGCCTTTCGGGGAGCGGGCCCGCGTACGCTTTTCTCATAATTGAGGCGCTCGCCGACGGGGCGACAGCGCTCGGTCTCAAGAAGCAGGACGCACTGCGGATGGCGGCACAGACGCTCTTGGGAGCATCCAAGCTCGTACTCGAGACGGGGACACACCCCGCCGTCCTGAAAGACAGCGTTACGAGCCCTGCAGGCACGACGGCGGCAGGGCTTGCCGTATTGGAAGAGGGGGCTCTTCGCGCGGCGCTGCAGAAAGCCGTCAAAGCCGCGGCAGCGCGGGCGGCAGAAATAGGAAAGTGA
- a CDS encoding TIGR03960 family B12-binding radical SAM protein: MAWKIRERLKAQLESEKGYVVYPPGTRDRFALCYPNSYFVGMSNLGLHIIYDILNKKRSDTACERFFLPSGEEAVLYRKEKAPLLSMETQSPLHQFDIVAFALSYEMDYFHVLSMLRLGKVKLFSRDRDARDPIVIAGGPCATFNPEPLADVIDAFIIGEGEETIQRFMDAYRCGKADGLSRGELLLLFARVPGVYVPSLYKHEYAEESGRLSSITVLDGAPEHVHRQWVRRIDDYPGHTAIVTDNTEFNLYLIETARGCGRHCRFCMAGYCFRRPRNRSLESLKAQVQEAKPYGKRIGLMGAAISDYPEINALSQYILDEGLGMSVASFRADSVTRELMAALASSGLRTVTLAPEAGSVRMRAVINKGIEEKHLFQAIDLGVEAGIRQFKLYLMIGLPDETAEDIAAITDMVQRLHDYILEKIRHVQLTLSVNPFVPKPFTPFQWKSMASKQWIEKSFKEIRTSLRHLKGLKIITESPKEAIIQSVLARGDRRVGAALARAVMEYDGSKGFLKAMKDEGLTADFYIYREREETELFPWESLHMGFTREYLYGELKQALAERGTKPCFAGCRRCGVCTKEDGLQ; the protein is encoded by the coding sequence TTGGCATGGAAGATCAGAGAGCGTTTGAAAGCGCAGCTGGAGTCGGAAAAGGGCTATGTCGTCTATCCTCCCGGAACGAGAGACAGATTCGCCCTGTGCTACCCGAATTCCTACTTTGTCGGAATGTCCAATCTGGGACTGCATATCATCTATGATATCTTAAACAAGAAACGCTCCGATACAGCATGTGAGCGTTTCTTTTTGCCGTCCGGGGAGGAGGCTGTCCTATATCGGAAAGAGAAGGCGCCCCTCCTTTCCATGGAGACGCAGTCGCCGCTGCATCAGTTTGATATCGTGGCGTTTGCACTCTCCTATGAGATGGACTACTTTCATGTGCTCTCCATGCTGCGTCTGGGCAAGGTCAAGCTCTTTTCACGCGATCGTGATGCGCGCGATCCGATCGTCATCGCGGGAGGCCCATGTGCGACGTTCAACCCGGAACCGCTTGCTGACGTCATCGATGCCTTTATCATCGGTGAGGGTGAAGAGACGATACAGCGCTTTATGGATGCTTACCGGTGCGGAAAAGCGGACGGACTGTCACGCGGGGAGCTTCTCCTGCTGTTCGCGCGGGTGCCCGGCGTCTATGTGCCGAGCTTGTATAAACACGAATATGCGGAGGAGAGCGGCAGGCTCTCCTCCATTACGGTTCTCGACGGCGCGCCCGAACATGTGCATCGGCAGTGGGTACGACGCATCGACGACTATCCGGGACATACGGCGATTGTCACGGACAATACGGAATTCAACCTGTACCTGATCGAGACGGCACGCGGCTGCGGGCGGCACTGTCGCTTCTGTATGGCGGGCTATTGCTTCCGCCGGCCGCGCAACCGATCGCTCGAGAGCCTGAAGGCGCAGGTGCAGGAAGCGAAGCCATACGGAAAGCGCATCGGACTGATGGGCGCCGCCATTTCGGATTATCCGGAAATCAATGCGCTCAGTCAGTACATTCTCGATGAGGGGCTGGGCATGTCGGTCGCTTCTTTTCGTGCGGATTCGGTGACACGGGAGCTGATGGCGGCGTTGGCGTCCTCGGGCCTTAGAACCGTGACGCTCGCCCCGGAGGCGGGAAGTGTGCGCATGCGCGCCGTCATCAACAAGGGCATTGAGGAGAAACACCTGTTTCAGGCGATCGATCTGGGTGTCGAGGCCGGTATCCGGCAGTTTAAACTGTATCTGATGATCGGGCTGCCCGATGAGACGGCGGAGGATATCGCGGCGATTACAGACATGGTGCAGCGCCTGCACGATTACATTCTCGAGAAGATCCGGCACGTGCAGCTCACACTGAGCGTCAATCCCTTTGTGCCGAAGCCGTTCACTCCTTTCCAGTGGAAGTCGATGGCATCGAAGCAGTGGATAGAAAAGAGCTTCAAGGAGATCCGAACCTCCCTGCGCCATCTGAAGGGGCTCAAGATCATCACGGAGTCACCCAAGGAGGCAATCATTCAATCCGTCCTCGCTCGCGGCGATCGGCGCGTGGGTGCGGCACTGGCAAGAGCCGTCATGGAGTATGACGGCAGCAAGGGATTTCTAAAGGCAATGAAGGACGAGGGGCTCACGGCCGACTTCTATATCTATCGGGAGCGAGAGGAGACGGAGCTCTTTCCGTGGGAGAGCCTTCACATGGGATTTACGCGGGAGTATCTCTATGGAGAGCTGAAGCAGGCACTTGCGGAGCGGGGGACAAAACCGTGCTTTGCGGGCTGTCGGCGCTGCGGCGTCTGTACGAAGGAGGATGGATTACAGTGA
- the sepF gene encoding cell division protein SepF, protein MGFINKVYSKIGFGDQDDLDDGVDALLEEEEEREKARERESLRGAKSQNIVDFQPTSPTAPASVSTVTNYKMKVIVIEPKSFDDAQQVANCLKEKRPVVINFGETDTEDAKRIIDFISGTTYALSGEIKKVGHNVFLCAPSNVNVSYAEEKRGSVTAEMPWLKKK, encoded by the coding sequence ATGGGCTTCATAAACAAGGTCTACAGCAAGATCGGCTTTGGCGACCAAGACGATTTGGACGACGGTGTGGACGCACTGTTGGAGGAAGAGGAAGAGCGGGAAAAGGCGCGGGAGCGCGAATCTCTTCGCGGTGCGAAGTCACAGAATATCGTTGATTTTCAGCCGACATCGCCGACAGCGCCCGCGAGCGTGTCGACTGTGACGAACTATAAGATGAAGGTCATCGTGATAGAGCCGAAGTCCTTTGATGACGCGCAGCAGGTCGCGAACTGCCTCAAGGAAAAGCGTCCCGTCGTCATCAACTTCGGCGAAACGGATACGGAAGATGCGAAGCGCATCATTGATTTCATCAGCGGTACGACGTATGCTCTGAGCGGTGAGATCAAGAAGGTCGGGCACAACGTGTTCCTGTGCGCACCGTCGAATGTCAATGTCTCCTACGCGGAGGAGAAGCGGGGTTCAGTCACGGCGGAGATGCCATGGCTGAAGAAGAAATGA